In the genome of Cydia strobilella chromosome Z, ilCydStro3.1, whole genome shotgun sequence, one region contains:
- the LOC134754093 gene encoding alpha/beta-tubulin-N-acetyltransferase 9, translating to MKLNCNIKILGEHVVLVPYRELHVEKYHLWMKSEELQMLTASEPLSLEQEYEMQKSWRDDEDKCTFIILDKVQFIKDGDEIYAMIGDTNIFIKDSDSSTGEIEIMIGEMTARGKRLGWEAVILMLLYGIKDINLKHFEAKISMKNLISIAMFQKLGFEEISRSDVFEEVTLAKAVSEEWTEWLQKQYLYQIQRH from the exons ATGAAGTTAAactgtaatataaaaatacttggAGAACATGTCGTATTAGTGCCGTATAGGGAGCTTCATGTagaaaa ATACCATTTATGGATGAAATCTGAAGAGCTTCAGATGCTCACGGCATCAGAACCTTTATCACTGGAGCAAGAGTATGAAATGCAAAAATCCTGGAGAGATGATGAAGATA AATGCACTTTCATTATCCTGGATAAGGTCCAATTCATCAAGGATGGTGATGAAATAT ATGCAATGATTGGAGacacaaatatatttataaaagacTCGGACTCTTCAACAGGAGAAATAGAAATAATGATAGGTGAAATGACAGCCAGGGGTAAAAGGCTAGGATGGGAAGCTGTCAttctcatgttattgtatggaATCAAAGATATAAACCTCAAACATTTTGAAGCCAAAATATCAATGAAGAATTTAATAAGTATTGCAATGTTTCAAAAGTTAGGGTTTGAAGAAATATCTAGAAGTGATGTATTTGAAGAAGTGACACTAGCAAAGGCTGTAAGCGAGGAGTGGACTGAATGGTTACAGAAACAATATTTGTATCAAATACAACGCCATTAA